Proteins from a single region of Kineococcus rhizosphaerae:
- a CDS encoding response regulator transcription factor, translating into MSIGATSAPQGGAQQNGQPPRTAVVVEDEPTIADAVARRLRAEGYTVETAGDGPSGVELCERVSPDVVVLDVMLPGFDGLEVCRRVQASRPVPVLMLTARDDETDKLVGLGVGADDYMTKPFSMRELVARVNGLVRRVERARALVGSPASASEAMVFAVEGGELEIDRAQRRVRRAGDEKHLTPTEFDLLVCLAQSPRTVLTREKLLEEVWDWVDASGTRTVDSHVKALRRKLGPDLVRTVHGVGYAFEPTGGQEAP; encoded by the coding sequence ATGAGCATCGGAGCCACGTCGGCGCCCCAGGGTGGCGCGCAGCAGAACGGTCAGCCGCCGCGCACGGCCGTGGTCGTCGAGGACGAACCCACGATCGCCGACGCCGTCGCCCGCCGGCTGCGGGCCGAGGGCTACACGGTCGAGACCGCCGGCGACGGCCCCAGCGGGGTGGAGCTGTGCGAGCGGGTCTCCCCCGACGTCGTGGTGCTCGACGTCATGCTCCCGGGGTTCGACGGCCTGGAGGTGTGCCGGCGGGTGCAGGCCTCGCGCCCGGTGCCGGTGCTCATGCTCACCGCGCGCGACGACGAGACGGACAAGCTCGTGGGCCTGGGCGTGGGCGCGGACGACTACATGACCAAGCCGTTCTCGATGCGCGAGCTGGTGGCGCGGGTCAACGGCCTCGTGCGCCGCGTCGAGCGCGCGCGGGCGCTGGTGGGCTCGCCCGCGTCGGCGTCGGAGGCCATGGTCTTCGCCGTCGAGGGCGGTGAGCTGGAGATCGACCGCGCCCAGCGCCGGGTCCGCCGGGCCGGGGACGAGAAGCACCTGACGCCCACGGAGTTCGACCTGCTGGTGTGCCTGGCGCAGTCCCCGCGCACGGTCCTGACCCGCGAGAAGCTGCTCGAGGAGGTCTGGGACTGGGTGGACGCCTCCGGCACCCGGACGGTCGACAGCCACGTGAAGGCCCTGCGGCGCAAGCTGGGCCCGGACCTGGTCCGCACCGTGCACGGGGTGGGGTACGCGTTCGAGCCGACCGGCGGCCAGGAGGCCCCGTGA
- a CDS encoding sensor histidine kinase yields the protein MRPLDPVHSIKTKLALLVAASVTMASLLVWAGLRLAEIHIGPRYTLPASIVVTLVFTQLLARGMTSPLREMTAAARAMATGDYSRRVRSTSSDEVGELADAFNRMAEDLEAVDRERRELVANVSHELRTPVSALHAVMENLVDGVTEPDQETLNTALAQTERLGRLVEQLLDLSRLDAGAVELDRELLALEPFLGQAVRAMSMTGRDVEYVLDVEPRDLDVVVDSARLHQVVANLLDNASRHSPPGGKVFVSAQAVGQVVRITVQDQGPGIADADRERVFERFQRGSARTDGGTGLGLAIARWAVQLHGGTIRVAPTPEEGGCRIDVHLPRVTGEAPTVTNAVTDAAAHAQGRG from the coding sequence GTGCGCCCGCTGGACCCGGTGCACTCGATCAAGACCAAGCTCGCGCTGCTCGTGGCCGCCTCGGTGACGATGGCCTCGCTGCTGGTGTGGGCGGGGCTGCGGCTGGCCGAGATCCACATCGGTCCGCGCTACACGCTGCCGGCCTCGATCGTGGTCACCCTGGTGTTCACCCAGCTGCTGGCGCGGGGCATGACGTCGCCGCTGCGGGAGATGACGGCCGCGGCGCGCGCGATGGCCACGGGCGACTACTCCCGGCGGGTGCGCTCGACGTCCAGCGACGAGGTCGGTGAGCTCGCCGACGCGTTCAACCGGATGGCCGAGGACCTCGAGGCCGTGGACCGGGAGCGGCGCGAGCTGGTCGCGAACGTCAGCCACGAGCTGCGCACGCCGGTCTCGGCGCTGCACGCCGTGATGGAGAACCTGGTCGACGGGGTGACCGAACCGGACCAGGAGACGCTGAACACGGCCCTGGCCCAGACCGAGCGGCTGGGCCGGCTGGTGGAGCAGCTGCTGGACCTGTCGCGGCTGGACGCCGGGGCCGTGGAGCTGGACCGCGAGCTGCTGGCGCTGGAGCCGTTCCTGGGGCAGGCCGTGCGGGCGATGTCGATGACGGGCCGCGACGTGGAGTACGTCCTCGACGTCGAGCCGCGCGACCTGGACGTGGTCGTGGACTCCGCCCGGCTGCACCAGGTGGTGGCGAACCTGCTGGACAACGCCTCGCGGCACTCCCCGCCCGGCGGGAAGGTCTTCGTCTCGGCGCAGGCCGTGGGCCAGGTCGTGCGGATCACCGTGCAGGACCAGGGCCCGGGCATCGCCGACGCCGACCGCGAGCGCGTCTTCGAGCGCTTCCAGCGCGGCAGCGCGCGCACCGACGGCGGCACCGGGCTCGGGCTGGCCATCGCGCGCTGGGCCGTGCAGCTGCACGGGGGGACGATCCGGGTGGCGCCGACGCCGGAGGAGGGTGGCTGCCGCATCGACGTCCACCTGCCGAGGGTCACGGGCGAGGCACCCACCGTGACGAACGCCGTGACGGACGCGGCCGCGCACGCGCAGGGGCGCGGGTAG